A section of the Arcobacter roscoffensis genome encodes:
- a CDS encoding flagellin translates to MRINTNVAAMQAMESNSNTNKTLGTSLEKLSSGLRINKASDDASGLSIADKLRTQASGTGQAISNGNSAIALTQIADKAMAEQSNILDIVKTKLIQAATATTSTAGRQAIAKDLSKLLDQLDNIAQQTNYNGIQLLQGDTTFRTGATAASHTFQMGDKAANTISTGDSVQSNTTGLSLGGLVGVVSAGVISIGSTSVIAQAGARTAMLQVDNALDRLNGWRADFGSTQNQLESAVRNLGTQQTNIKNAESVIRDVDYAQESANFNKQNIIAQAGTYALSQANAMQQNVTRLLQ, encoded by the coding sequence ATGAGAATTAATACAAATGTAGCTGCTATGCAAGCTATGGAATCAAACTCAAACACAAACAAAACTTTAGGTACTTCTTTAGAGAAATTATCTTCAGGTCTTAGAATCAACAAAGCTAGTGATGATGCTTCTGGTTTATCTATTGCTGATAAACTAAGAACACAAGCAAGTGGTACAGGTCAAGCTATCTCAAATGGTAACTCTGCTATTGCTTTAACTCAAATTGCTGATAAAGCTATGGCTGAACAATCTAATATTTTAGATATTGTTAAAACGAAACTAATTCAAGCAGCTACTGCTACTACTTCTACTGCTGGTAGACAAGCTATTGCAAAAGACTTATCAAAATTACTTGATCAATTAGATAATATTGCACAACAAACTAATTACAATGGTATTCAACTTTTACAAGGTGATACTACTTTTAGAACTGGGGCTACTGCTGCTTCACATACATTCCAAATGGGTGATAAAGCTGCTAATACTATTTCTACTGGGGATAGTGTACAATCAAATACTACTGGTTTAAGTTTAGGTGGATTAGTTGGAGTTGTAAGTGCTGGAGTAATTAGTATTGGTTCGACTTCAGTTATCGCACAAGCAGGTGCTAGAACAGCTATGTTACAAGTTGATAATGCCTTAGATAGACTAAATGGATGGAGAGCGGACTTTGGTTCTACTCAAAACCAATTAGAATCAGCTGTTAGAAACTTAGGTACTCAACAAACTAATATTAAAAATGCAGAATCTGTTATTAGAGATGTTGATTATGCTCAAGAGAGTGCGAACTTTAATAAACAAAACATAATTGCACAAGCGGGGACTTATGCATTAAGTCAAGCAAATGCAATGCAACAAAATGTTACTAGATTATTACAGTAA
- a CDS encoding 6-hydroxymethylpterin diphosphokinase MptE-like protein: MDLSAEEQLHKAMMDTYHLNLLFLSEFDNELFIRVTHLGDLMGKGLYKERYFLEFIKESGDFDIYDNEKDKYLYDKKPKKFNNKAVVQTNFDLKNSINTLNQGFYNHENDGDFSLDEDEGIYSIAGKKLMNDLFKIKEELDYKIDRENRRINKIDKFMFIGTLLGRHIPKIMKKINAKTFFVCENNLEIFRLSLFVCDYSALAVEGRKVIFSIMDDDNILLEKVLDFYNMDVYNNSILKFYTTNHDVKNYFDRIIDRVLSVSPMSFNYYMNLDNVVYNLSKNFFKYKTLSLRDNLELKSFENKPILYIGAGPSLNDNIEWVYENQDRFIIVTMAATLNILFENKIKPDIITTLDPQHYVDIQLFSNPDLKELLADTIVLASINTAENVLEKLSKISRVYLYEVLGSIQVGHKALTGNSVGELTYSIISRFVNIKEIYLLGLDLALNQNTGSTHSSDYEYNKKLDIEDLNKLEVNENYSFKDDVIKIRGNFQKEVLTSRQFYGSLRFYIGQTKLNSVSTYNLSNHGAFIENTIPLKSIDLKVDDFTKIDKENLKESLTEDLESIVVENLSKRDLKSLNSHLNMVNEILEQLNLTEKIKTYDEFNIFANEIFQYLMNPENKINYLKEIYVTYTLAFNPYISYCILIKDKKDKVNIKKVIKAWSNILSKLLTKYKDYLEDIIEENDKRVN; encoded by the coding sequence ATGGACTTGTCTGCTGAAGAACAACTACATAAAGCTATGATGGATACATACCATTTAAATCTATTATTTTTATCTGAGTTTGATAATGAATTATTTATTAGAGTTACACACTTGGGTGATTTAATGGGTAAAGGTTTATATAAAGAAAGATATTTTTTGGAGTTTATAAAAGAGTCAGGAGACTTTGATATTTATGATAATGAAAAAGATAAATATTTATATGACAAAAAACCAAAAAAGTTTAATAATAAAGCAGTTGTACAAACTAATTTTGATTTAAAAAATAGTATTAATACTTTAAATCAAGGGTTTTATAATCATGAAAATGATGGTGATTTTAGCTTAGATGAAGATGAGGGAATTTATTCAATTGCTGGTAAAAAGCTTATGAATGATTTATTTAAAATAAAAGAAGAGTTAGATTATAAAATAGATAGAGAAAATAGAAGAATAAATAAAATTGATAAGTTTATGTTTATTGGGACATTACTTGGTAGACATATCCCTAAAATTATGAAAAAGATCAATGCCAAAACTTTTTTTGTTTGTGAGAACAATTTAGAAATATTTAGATTATCTTTATTTGTTTGTGATTACAGTGCCTTGGCAGTAGAAGGAAGAAAGGTAATTTTTTCGATAATGGATGATGATAATATTTTATTAGAAAAAGTGCTGGATTTTTATAATATGGATGTTTATAATAACTCTATTTTAAAATTCTATACTACAAATCATGATGTTAAAAATTATTTTGATAGAATAATTGATAGAGTATTATCTGTAAGTCCTATGTCTTTCAATTATTATATGAATTTAGATAATGTTGTTTATAACTTGTCGAAAAATTTCTTTAAATATAAAACTTTATCATTAAGAGATAATCTTGAATTAAAATCCTTTGAAAATAAGCCTATTTTATATATTGGAGCAGGACCATCTTTAAATGATAATATAGAATGGGTTTATGAAAATCAAGATAGATTTATTATTGTAACTATGGCAGCGACACTTAATATATTATTTGAGAATAAAATTAAACCAGATATTATAACTACATTAGATCCACAGCATTATGTTGATATTCAGCTTTTTAGTAATCCTGATTTAAAAGAACTTTTAGCAGATACTATTGTGCTTGCTTCTATTAATACAGCTGAAAACGTTTTAGAAAAACTTTCAAAAATAAGTAGAGTTTATTTATATGAAGTATTAGGTTCTATTCAAGTTGGACATAAAGCTTTAACTGGTAACTCTGTTGGAGAGTTGACTTACTCTATAATTTCTAGATTTGTTAATATTAAAGAGATTTATTTATTAGGTTTAGACTTGGCATTAAATCAAAATACGGGTTCAACTCATTCATCTGACTACGAATATAATAAGAAATTAGATATTGAAGACCTTAATAAACTTGAAGTTAATGAAAACTACTCTTTTAAAGATGATGTAATTAAAATAAGAGGTAACTTTCAAAAAGAAGTTTTAACAAGTAGACAATTTTATGGTTCATTAAGATTTTATATAGGTCAAACAAAATTAAATAGTGTTAGCACATATAATTTAAGCAATCATGGAGCATTTATTGAAAATACTATTCCTTTAAAAAGTATAGATCTAAAAGTTGATGACTTTACAAAAATAGATAAAGAGAATTTAAAAGAGTCTTTAACTGAGGACTTAGAGTCTATTGTAGTTGAAAACTTATCTAAAAGAGATTTAAAAAGTTTAAATAGTCATCTCAATATGGTAAATGAAATTTTAGAACAACTTAACTTAACAGAAAAGATAAAAACATATGATGAATTTAATATTTTTGCTAATGAAATATTTCAATATTTGATGAATCCAGAAAATAAGATTAATTACTTAAAAGAGATTTATGTTACATATACATTAGCTTTTAATCCTTATATATCATATTGTATTCTAATAAAAGATAAAAAAGATAAGGTAAATATCAAAAAAGTTATAAAGGCTTGGTCAAATATTCTTAGTAAATTATTAACAAAATATAAAGACTATTTAGAGGATATTATTGAAGAAAATGATAAAAGGGTAAATTAA
- a CDS encoding motility associated factor glycosyltransferase family protein, producing MQELQETIIQIYQKNIIFLKKNYFEIYKKIEDLEKNLLETYHLDYIDNHFELIHQDKKIYNCDPFYDGQYRAKNIYNNENIISLIDPNKTLVSYGDIDEEVETSEFINEYVEQLKNIEIPKEQSNKFIFLGTLLGVHLNDIHRVLNSKVYLIIEPNIEIFRLSLFLTDYEEIAQNSQIFFSISQNEEELKNCIINFLKYKSSYNNFIRFELASSNELDLVSKVSEILTLENKIRYPFAEYIYSLKRGFYYLKNNQNGILKTIIKKDFLQEKPILFLAAGPSLDKNVDFIKECKDRFIIVTAAAILKFLESHQIHPDIIISIDAGETTVRNQFDVNKEFFKDSLIISSIKTDPKIYEEINNSNIFFIQTSIEFLINTGLIPGVTVGDIGLKILLTLGAKEIYLLGLDAAIDEKTGETHFSSYYYNKEIQKEEENNYKNYLVDVKGNFNNNVKTTLLYKDMIESINEIKEDLIKGSSIYNLSKGAYFNNTKPLKLLDINTSNFKKFDKNSYIKSLINQLKTITRKELEKIDINEMKKESKVIKKLKTSKNIEKDFEKLKNNFPTSFVIQILDEFFLLTNPYSSYLEDKCIQLSQINRILNTFEEIYN from the coding sequence ATGCAAGAACTACAAGAAACAATAATTCAGATTTATCAAAAAAATATAATTTTTCTAAAAAAGAACTACTTTGAGATTTATAAAAAAATAGAAGATTTAGAAAAAAATCTTCTAGAAACTTATCATCTTGATTACATAGATAATCATTTTGAATTGATTCATCAAGATAAAAAAATATATAATTGTGACCCTTTTTATGATGGCCAATACAGAGCTAAAAATATCTACAACAATGAAAATATAATTTCATTAATTGATCCAAATAAAACTCTTGTATCCTATGGGGATATAGATGAAGAAGTAGAAACATCTGAATTTATAAATGAATATGTAGAGCAGTTAAAAAATATTGAAATACCAAAAGAACAAAGTAATAAATTCATATTCTTAGGTACTTTACTTGGTGTTCATTTAAATGATATCCATAGAGTTTTAAACTCAAAAGTTTATTTAATTATAGAGCCAAATATAGAAATTTTTAGATTATCTTTATTCCTTACTGATTATGAAGAGATTGCTCAAAATAGTCAAATATTTTTTAGTATTTCACAAAATGAAGAAGAACTTAAAAACTGCATTATTAATTTCCTAAAATATAAATCTAGTTACAACAACTTTATTAGATTTGAGCTTGCAAGTTCTAATGAACTTGATTTGGTTTCAAAAGTAAGTGAAATATTAACTTTAGAAAATAAAATAAGATACCCTTTTGCAGAATATATTTATAGTTTAAAAAGAGGTTTTTATTACCTAAAAAACAATCAAAATGGCATTTTAAAAACTATTATAAAAAAAGATTTTTTACAAGAAAAACCTATCTTATTTTTAGCTGCAGGACCTTCTTTAGATAAAAATGTTGACTTTATAAAAGAGTGTAAAGATAGATTTATAATAGTTACAGCAGCTGCCATTTTAAAGTTTTTGGAAAGTCATCAAATACACCCTGATATTATAATCTCAATTGATGCAGGGGAAACAACAGTTAGAAATCAATTTGATGTAAATAAAGAGTTTTTTAAAGACTCTTTAATTATTAGTTCAATTAAAACTGACCCAAAAATCTATGAAGAGATAAATAATAGTAATATATTTTTTATTCAGACATCTATTGAATTTTTGATAAATACAGGCTTGATCCCAGGAGTTACTGTAGGAGATATTGGTTTAAAAATTTTACTTACTCTTGGGGCAAAAGAGATCTATTTATTAGGATTAGATGCAGCTATTGATGAAAAAACAGGAGAAACACACTTCTCTTCATACTATTACAATAAAGAGATTCAAAAAGAAGAAGAGAATAACTATAAAAACTATCTTGTAGATGTAAAAGGAAACTTCAATAATAATGTTAAAACCACATTACTTTATAAAGATATGATTGAAAGTATAAATGAAATAAAAGAAGATTTAATTAAAGGCTCTTCTATATACAATCTATCTAAAGGGGCTTACTTTAATAATACAAAACCTTTAAAACTTTTAGATATAAATACTAGTAATTTCAAAAAGTTTGATAAAAACTCTTATATTAAATCTTTAATAAATCAATTAAAAACTATCACAAGAAAAGAACTTGAAAAAATTGATATAAACGAAATGAAAAAAGAGAGTAAAGTAATTAAAAAACTAAAAACATCTAAAAATATAGAAAAAGATTTTGAAAAATTAAAAAACAATTTCCCAACATCTTTTGTTATTCAAATATTAGATGAATTTTTTCTTCTTACAAATCCTTATAGTTCTTATCTTGAAGATAAGTGTATTCAACTTTCACAGATAAATAGAATTTTAAATACCTTTGAGGAGATTTATAACTAA
- a CDS encoding putative sugar O-methyltransferase — protein sequence MKSFDLSLMDLMFEDMSKQKEVYRPTTFWEEGSKVIVKEIKEQGVENFRSLKTTRGFFVPNYSYSEYYENENLYNETKVELKKATSDAKSNTRFDFLLSGKLQAFSDYRVLKGSNIESSPYTSKVSESNVGQPLEQFNFDNRNFSRSFLNYLLGLNFLKKHVDSSTIKNVMEIGGGFGTLGEILLGDERNDIFYINADIPPVSFVSSYYLKEVFGKENIADYGDLHKEEVLEIDKLKQSYKAVNLCSWQIEKLKGKIDLFVNFISFQEMEPDVVNNYCKYIRDLAPQFILLRNIQEGKKKRDEDTIYGVETPILGDDYDSFLPEYELKANDSEIFGFKTEDNFHSQLRLYVRK from the coding sequence GTGAAGAGTTTTGATTTAAGTTTAATGGATTTAATGTTCGAGGATATGTCTAAACAAAAAGAAGTATATAGGCCAACTACATTCTGGGAAGAGGGTTCAAAGGTAATTGTGAAAGAAATTAAAGAGCAAGGTGTTGAAAACTTTCGGTCTCTAAAAACTACAAGAGGTTTTTTTGTTCCTAATTATTCTTACTCTGAATACTATGAAAATGAAAATTTATATAATGAAACAAAAGTAGAACTAAAAAAAGCTACAAGTGATGCAAAATCAAATACAAGATTTGATTTTTTACTGTCTGGTAAACTTCAAGCTTTTAGTGATTATAGAGTTCTTAAAGGAAGTAATATAGAATCTTCTCCTTATACAAGTAAAGTATCTGAAAGTAATGTTGGACAGCCTTTAGAGCAATTTAACTTCGATAATAGAAATTTCTCTAGGTCATTTCTAAATTATTTATTGGGACTAAATTTTCTAAAGAAACATGTTGATTCATCAACTATTAAAAATGTGATGGAAATAGGTGGTGGATTTGGTACTTTAGGAGAAATCTTACTTGGTGATGAAAGAAATGATATTTTCTATATAAATGCAGATATTCCTCCTGTTTCTTTTGTTTCTTCGTACTATTTAAAAGAAGTATTTGGTAAAGAAAATATTGCTGATTATGGTGATTTGCATAAAGAAGAGGTTTTAGAGATTGATAAATTAAAACAGAGTTACAAAGCTGTAAATCTATGTTCTTGGCAGATTGAGAAACTAAAAGGTAAAATTGATTTATTTGTAAACTTTATTTCTTTTCAAGAAATGGAGCCAGATGTTGTAAATAACTATTGTAAATATATTAGAGACTTAGCCCCACAATTTATATTACTTAGAAATATTCAAGAGGGTAAGAAAAAAAGAGATGAAGATACAATTTATGGTGTAGAAACACCAATTTTAGGCGATGACTATGATAGTTTTTTACCTGAATATGAATTAAAAGCAAATGATAGTGAAATCTTCGGATTTAAAACAGAAGATAATTTCCATTCTCAACTAAGACTATATGTAAGAAAATAG
- the pseI gene encoding pseudaminic acid synthase encodes MFKIGSFDLKKDGVFIIAELSANHNGNLQNALDTIKAAKEIGANAIKLQTYRADTITLNCKKDEFKISQDTLWDGKYLYDLYEEAHTPWEWHKQLFDYAKEIDIIIFSSPFDKTAIDLLEDLDTPAYKIASFEITDYELIRYAASKMKPIIISTGIATIDEIQDAVDICKSVGNDKIVLLKCTSAYPAPLDDANLLTIPNMKSTFSVEVGFSDHTIGSTAPIVATTLGAKVIEKHFILDKSIGGPDSEFSMEKEDFSKMIKEIRNTEKLLGKVDYKLTEKRKKSRTFSRSLYVSKDIKEGEFFSKENIKSVRPGLGLHPKYLNEILGKKAKKDYYFGDALTFSDL; translated from the coding sequence ATGTTTAAAATAGGAAGTTTTGACTTAAAAAAGGATGGAGTTTTTATTATTGCTGAATTAAGTGCAAATCACAATGGTAATTTACAAAATGCATTAGACACAATCAAAGCAGCAAAAGAAATAGGTGCAAATGCCATTAAGTTGCAAACTTATAGAGCAGATACTATAACTTTAAATTGTAAAAAAGATGAGTTTAAAATCTCTCAAGATACCTTATGGGATGGAAAGTATTTATACGATTTATATGAAGAAGCTCATACTCCATGGGAATGGCATAAACAACTATTTGATTATGCAAAAGAGATTGATATAATAATTTTTTCTTCACCTTTTGATAAAACAGCAATTGATTTATTAGAAGATCTTGACACGCCAGCTTATAAAATAGCTTCATTTGAGATTACAGATTATGAATTAATTAGATATGCAGCCTCAAAAATGAAGCCAATCATTATATCAACAGGAATTGCAACAATTGATGAAATTCAAGATGCTGTAGATATTTGTAAGAGTGTGGGAAATGATAAAATTGTTTTATTAAAATGTACAAGTGCATACCCCGCACCTTTAGACGATGCAAACTTATTAACAATTCCTAATATGAAAAGTACATTTTCTGTTGAAGTAGGATTTTCTGATCATACTATAGGTTCAACAGCTCCAATTGTAGCAACTACATTAGGTGCAAAAGTAATAGAAAAACATTTTATTTTAGATAAATCTATAGGTGGTCCTGATAGTGAGTTTTCAATGGAAAAAGAAGACTTTTCAAAAATGATAAAAGAGATAAGAAATACTGAAAAGCTATTAGGGAAAGTGGATTATAAACTTACCGAAAAAAGAAAAAAAAGTAGAACATTTAGTCGAAGTCTTTATGTGAGTAAAGATATAAAAGAGGGCGAATTTTTTAGCAAAGAGAATATAAAAAGTGTAAGACCTGGATTAGGACTTCACCCAAAGTATTTAAATGAAATATTAGGTAAAAAAGCAAAGAAAGATTACTATTTTGGTGATGCTTTAACATTTAGTGATTTATAA
- a CDS encoding YtoQ family protein — protein sequence MNIYLAGEIHSNWRDELINLCKQKELDYTFSSPQLDHGTSDNVGKVIMGDQGSSFYNDNASAKINSIKTHISIQKSDIVIVKFGEQYKQWNAAFDAGYASALGKKLIIIHPQSFNHPLKEIDSVSSASVETEAEVVEILEYLKK from the coding sequence ATGAATATTTATTTAGCAGGTGAGATACATTCAAATTGGAGAGATGAACTTATAAATCTTTGTAAACAAAAAGAATTAGATTATACATTTTCCTCTCCTCAATTAGACCATGGTACAAGTGATAATGTTGGGAAAGTAATTATGGGAGATCAAGGCAGTTCTTTTTATAATGATAATGCTAGTGCAAAAATAAATAGCATTAAAACTCATATTTCAATACAAAAGAGTGATATTGTAATTGTAAAGTTTGGGGAACAATATAAGCAATGGAATGCAGCATTTGATGCAGGTTATGCTAGTGCTTTAGGTAAAAAGCTTATTATTATCCATCCTCAGTCTTTTAATCATCCATTAAAAGAAATAGATAGTGTTTCAAGTGCTTCTGTAGAAACAGAAGCAGAAGTTGTAGAGATATTAGAATATTTAAAAAAATAA
- a CDS encoding WbqC family protein, whose translation MKIAIMQPTFNPWIGYFDLINYVDKFVFLDNVQLVKRSWQVRNKLKIDNKEYMFSIPIKKTNSRDKTILKDAEISYENFDFRNKLKNLLLRNYKKAKYFEELENRVFDIISFQTNSLSLYNINFIREISSLLGYEDKFICSSSLKDIQGLKSDLILSICKKLSCLEYISPIGSKVYLDENIESFACEDIDVFYQDYSHKTYSQIGDEFIPYLGILDVLFNEGINKTKEIIIGGRNFIKEYK comes from the coding sequence TTGAAAATAGCAATTATGCAACCAACTTTTAATCCCTGGATAGGTTATTTTGATTTAATAAACTATGTGGATAAATTTGTATTTTTAGATAATGTTCAGTTGGTAAAAAGAAGTTGGCAAGTAAGAAATAAATTGAAAATAGATAATAAAGAGTACATGTTTAGTATTCCAATAAAAAAAACTAATTCAAGAGATAAAACAATTCTTAAAGATGCAGAAATTTCTTATGAAAACTTTGATTTTAGAAATAAACTTAAAAATTTACTTTTAAGAAATTATAAAAAAGCTAAATATTTCGAAGAGTTAGAAAATAGAGTTTTTGATATTATATCTTTTCAAACAAATAGTTTATCTTTGTATAATATAAACTTTATAAGAGAGATTTCCTCTTTACTTGGATATGAAGATAAGTTTATTTGCAGTTCTTCTTTAAAAGACATACAAGGTTTAAAGTCGGACTTGATTTTGAGTATTTGTAAAAAATTATCTTGTTTAGAATATATTTCACCAATAGGTTCAAAAGTATATTTAGATGAAAATATAGAAAGTTTTGCATGTGAAGATATAGATGTTTTTTATCAAGATTATAGTCATAAAACTTATAGTCAAATTGGAGATGAATTTATTCCATATTTAGGAATCCTTGATGTATTATTTAATGAGGGAATAAATAAAACAAAAGAAATAATAATTGGTGGTAGAAATTTTATTAAGGAGTACAAATGA
- a CDS encoding class I SAM-dependent methyltransferase, with the protein MNVKNIKGLKYPDEYIIKYFFKEKLFNSKGKVIEFGCSNGNNLALFSQYNYDVIGIDISNQAVSDANYNFQNIYENTGNFTFYCDDMLAFANNNKNLEVDVFLLPNIINYIKKEDLVVFLKTMIQNNNIKKDASIFVRCRTPKDFRFGIGEKLECNTYKLSEEFDITGEASCINRFYSEFELVDLLKKTLDLKDFITLSCECQNPQSENTIVLNSDMVLWGKIN; encoded by the coding sequence ATGAATGTTAAAAATATAAAAGGATTAAAATATCCAGATGAATATATAATCAAATACTTTTTTAAAGAAAAACTTTTTAATTCTAAAGGTAAAGTTATAGAATTTGGATGTTCAAATGGAAATAATTTAGCTTTATTTAGTCAGTATAACTATGATGTAATAGGTATAGATATTTCAAATCAAGCTGTATCAGATGCAAATTATAATTTTCAAAATATTTATGAAAATACTGGAAATTTTACTTTTTACTGTGATGATATGTTAGCATTTGCAAATAATAATAAGAACTTGGAAGTAGATGTATTTTTATTACCGAATATTATTAATTATATAAAAAAAGAGGATTTAGTAGTTTTTCTTAAAACTATGATTCAAAACAATAATATAAAAAAAGATGCTTCTATTTTTGTAAGATGTAGAACTCCTAAAGATTTTAGATTTGGGATTGGTGAAAAACTAGAATGTAATACTTATAAATTATCAGAAGAATTTGATATTACTGGTGAAGCCTCGTGTATAAACAGGTTTTACAGTGAATTTGAATTAGTAGATTTACTTAAAAAAACTCTTGATTTAAAGGATTTTATTACACTCTCTTGTGAATGTCAGAATCCACAAAGTGAAAATACCATTGTTTTGAATTCTGATATGGTACTTTGGGGTAAAATTAATTGA
- a CDS encoding NAD(P)-binding protein, with translation MKENIVIVGGGIAGLLSASLLAEDKKYNIHLIEKTNSLGGLLKCFDYGKNGKFDYGAHNILETGINELDNILRDLLPSNEWQVSSAINGQKRALTGIYFDGKLQQNSPFIDLRKRKNIDELRIDFLKNFEKTKEHKKTTAYEYSKSLFGKKITKEAVVPVFKSLYGIHPKHMDYMAMFLTPLVRVGLFDEKIMKDLLPTQLLSSILSYPEQKNLGSDILGVKKAYYPKKYGIYRVIEALKEQLEKQGVNIHLEDEVKDIVEKNNRIEEIILSNTKIKNINHLFWSAGHLILKNLLKIKLDNLKFQKPPKTVITNLLIDKKLKIGDICYFYNYDSEYKTFRVDNYINYCSGAKRNGLYPISIETLASDNDLENIDKITQTAIDELKAFNVFGKACKVKFAKTEVLDYGFPLLTKDNIETMDRVRESILNRNIKNLTLLGILSQKDLFFESDIKKDLYLKVKRFLDEC, from the coding sequence ATGAAAGAAAATATCGTTATTGTTGGTGGGGGTATTGCAGGTCTTTTATCTGCATCATTGTTAGCAGAAGATAAAAAATATAATATTCACTTAATTGAAAAAACTAACAGTTTGGGTGGTTTATTAAAATGTTTTGATTATGGAAAGAATGGGAAGTTTGACTATGGTGCTCATAATATTTTAGAAACAGGAATTAATGAACTTGATAATATCTTAAGAGATTTACTTCCTTCTAATGAATGGCAAGTCTCTTCTGCAATTAATGGTCAAAAAAGGGCTTTGACAGGTATCTATTTTGATGGGAAACTTCAACAAAACTCTCCTTTTATTGATTTAAGAAAAAGAAAGAATATTGATGAATTAAGAATAGATTTTCTTAAAAACTTTGAAAAAACAAAAGAACATAAAAAGACAACTGCATATGAATACTCTAAATCTTTATTTGGTAAAAAAATTACTAAAGAAGCAGTAGTCCCTGTGTTTAAATCTTTATATGGTATCCATCCAAAGCACATGGATTATATGGCAATGTTTCTAACTCCACTTGTTAGAGTTGGGCTTTTTGATGAAAAAATAATGAAAGACCTTCTTCCTACACAACTTTTAAGTTCAATTTTATCTTATCCTGAGCAAAAGAATTTAGGTTCAGATATTTTAGGTGTAAAGAAAGCTTATTATCCTAAAAAATATGGAATTTATAGAGTTATTGAAGCCTTAAAAGAACAGCTTGAAAAACAAGGAGTGAATATTCATCTAGAAGATGAGGTAAAGGATATAGTAGAAAAGAATAATAGAATAGAAGAAATTATTTTATCTAATACAAAAATAAAAAATATTAATCATTTATTTTGGTCTGCAGGACATTTGATTTTAAAAAATCTTTTAAAAATTAAATTAGATAATTTAAAATTTCAAAAACCTCCAAAAACTGTAATTACAAATCTATTAATTGATAAAAAACTTAAAATAGGAGATATTTGCTATTTCTATAATTATGATAGTGAATATAAAACATTCAGGGTTGATAACTATATAAACTATTGTAGTGGAGCAAAAAGAAATGGTTTATATCCAATAAGTATAGAAACCTTAGCATCAGATAATGATTTAGAAAATATTGATAAAATAACACAAACGGCAATTGATGAATTAAAGGCGTTTAATGTTTTTGGAAAAGCTTGTAAAGTAAAGTTTGCAAAAACTGAAGTACTTGATTACGGTTTTCCTTTGTTAACTAAAGATAATATTGAAACAATGGATAGGGTAAGGGAGAGTATTTTAAATAGAAATATAAAAAATCTTACTTTACTAGGTATCTTATCTCAGAAAGATTTATTCTTTGAAAGTGATATTAAAAAAGATTTATATTTAAAAGTGAAAAGGTTTTTAGATGAATGTTAA